One window from the genome of Nicotiana sylvestris chromosome 9, ASM39365v2, whole genome shotgun sequence encodes:
- the LOC138878498 gene encoding uncharacterized protein — translation MADNNRTELVDTGARKQLVEQNNGLIEEVKMLKQHMADMYRAWMTGKVPPPPPPSLLDVVLTQAPNTMPDDPPYSPDLPAYYSFPNRFSSSITHPPITSPQNRPPITSTIPDNEYSVKAHDAQYYPSEVTHKVPNSYNQGPRDGSHVVNEEFTGRKGRDGIPRRLKGIEQSSMNKQGTGDQGSISYKELSMSPDVYLPARFKVPKFNLYDGCGDLVAHLRDYCNKMRSVGEKDDLLMAYPPEEQGILSSTAVRSPHGEQGSII, via the exons atggcagacaacaacagaactgagttggttgataccggcgctcgaaagcagttggttgaacagaaCAATGGGTTgattgaagaggtaaagatgttaaaacaacacatggctgacatgtatcgggcttggatgactgggaaggtaccacccccgccaccacctagcctcCTAGATGTTGTCCTTACCCAAGCTCCgaacacaatgccagatgatcctccatactctccagatctacccgcttattacagctttcccaaccgttttagtagctccatcactcatcctccaattacctctccccaaaatcGCCCTCCTATCACATCTACTATCCCCGACAATGAATACTCAGtaaaagctcatgatgcccaatattacccatCAGAGGTtacccacaaggttcccaactcatacaatcAGGGTCCGCGGGATGGGTCTCATGTTGTAAATGaagagttcacaggaagaaaagggcgagatgggatacccaggaggctgaaaggcatagaacagtcttCAATGAACAAGCAAGGAAcaggagaccagggtagcatatcttacaaagaattgtctatgtcccccgacGTTTATCTGCCTGCGAGGTTTAaggtgccaaagtttaacttgtatgatggttGTGGGGAtctggtagcccatttgagggattattgcaataaaatgagaagtgttggcgagaaagatgatttattgatggc gtacccacctgaagaacagggaatactttcaagcacagcagtcaggagcccgcatggagaacaagggagtatcatttaa
- the LOC138878499 gene encoding uncharacterized protein, giving the protein MRNYENRPTGSTPLPKVDEVYSHYAKRGKGRFPICGRGRGRRQGRNSPCVNHPQKKNNHKEWNGKGEKQKANGSETECYRCGGKGHSVNICCTPRHLVELYQSSLKNKSLEANLVYENEFDITHLDVVDFFEHPDGKIVHLIGDGSMVKDD; this is encoded by the coding sequence ATGAGAAATTATGAAAATCGACCCACTGGGTCTACACCATTGCCTAAAGTGGATGAGGTGTATTCCCATTATGCTAAGCGTGGAAAAGGCCGTTTTCCTATTTGTGGTCGTGGTCGTGGCCGTAGACAAGGAAGAAATTCTCCTTGTGTTAATCACCCCCAAAAGAAAAATAACCACAAAGAGTGGAATGGGAAAGGTGAGAAGCAAAAGGCAAATGGTTCAGAAACTGAATGCTATCGTTGCGGCGGAAAGGGGCATTCGGTAAATATTTGTTGTACACCAAGacatttggttgagctttatcaatcATCTCTAAAGAATAAAAGCCTTGAAGCTAATCTTGTCTATGAAAATGAATTTGACATCACCCACTTGGACGTGGTAGACTTCTTTGAGCACCCTGATGGGAAAATAGTCCACTTGATCGGTGATGGATCCATGGTTAAAGATGATTGA